One Formosa sp. Hel3_A1_48 genomic window, GCATCAATGTTACAATGATTACCAACTATACAGTCAGAGTATATTTTAACACCCGCCATGACTGTAGTATTATCTCCAATTACGACATTGTCACCAATGTAACAATTAGGGTAAATTTTGACATTATTTCCTATATGAACATTTTCGCCTATTGAAGTAAATGCACCAATATAAATTTGATCTCCATAGACTGCACTATCCGCAATTGAAATTGGCGCTTCGATACCAAGTTTGTTGTTTTTGATCAAATTGTAATGCTCCAAAAGTTTTGAAAATGCAGTATACGCATTGGCAACTTTCACTAGAGTAGTTGAAATTTCTTTCTCAGCAACAAAATCGTGATCTACAATAGTAACAGAAGCGTGGGTGGAATAAATGAAAGGAGTGTATTTAGGATTGGACAAAAAAGTAAGAGATCCGGCTTCACCATCTTCAATCTTAGAAAGAGTGTGGACTTCTACGTTTTCATCGCCAACGACTTCTCCGTTGAGCAATTCGGCTATTTGATTAGCTGTAAATTTCATTCAACTGCAAAAGTAAAAAAAATAATCATAGCAACTCTTTTGGAAAGCAGATATAATGCCTTTTTACTGTTTTAGACAGGCCTTTTAAATTTAGGTTATCGGAAGCATCGATGACATCAGAAATACTAC contains:
- the lpxD gene encoding UDP-3-O-(3-hydroxymyristoyl)glucosamine N-acyltransferase; its protein translation is MKFTANQIAELLNGEVVGDENVEVHTLSKIEDGEAGSLTFLSNPKYTPFIYSTHASVTIVDHDFVAEKEISTTLVKVANAYTAFSKLLEHYNLIKNNKLGIEAPISIADSAVYGDQIYIGAFTSIGENVHIGNNVKIYPNCYIGDNVVIGDNTTVMAGVKIYSDCIVGNHCNIDASVVIGADGFGFSPNEKGVYDKVPQIGNVVIEDNVDIGAATTIDRATLGSTIIRRGVKLDNQIQIAHNVVIGEHTVIAAQTGIAGSTKIGAYCQIGGQVGIAGHITIGNKVKIQGQSGISKNVSDNEVLQGTPAIGYGDYYKSYVHFKNLPQIAKTITELEKQIKK